The following nucleotide sequence is from Pseudoalteromonas xiamenensis.
TGAGTTTTTATAAGATTGACGATGTCATCTAGGTGATGATTTAGGTCAAATTGATGAAAATGTAAATTGTTAGTTTTGGCGTGCCATTTATACGGCAGCATAGCCTCATGTGGTTCTTGCGAACGACTGACTGCAAATACTTTATGGTCAGTGTGGAGTAAGTGCGAACAAAAAGTAGCACCTGAAAAAGAGTTGCTCCCTAGGACTAATATGGGGGATTCAGACACGCGATAACTCCTTAAATAACGCTTTCATTAAGATGTGTCCAATAATGACTTGTGTGTCTTCAGAAATTTGCATATCGTTTATGTCAAAATGGAATGCTGAGTCGAGCATCGGTTTAGCTTTGCCACCTGAAAAGCCCAGAATGCCAACTGTGTGCATCCCAATTTGCTTTGCTTCGGAAATTGCGCGAATAATATTTTCAGAATTACCGCTGCCAGAAAGCACCATTAACACATCGTTTTTATGGCCTTTCACTTTCAACTGATGACTAAATATATTCTCATAGCCAATGTCATTGCCAAGACAAGTTAAGACTGAACTGTTGGCACTTAGTGCTTCGACCTTCAGCGCATTGCCTGATGGGCTAATCCCAAATGTAAAGTCATTTGCTAAATGAACGGCGTTGGCTGCAGAGCCTCCATTACCACACAGATACAGAGTGCCGCCAGCGCGTTTCATTTCAAGAAGTTGGTTGACTAACGCACGTACTCGACTGCTTTCTAGTTGCGTCAGCACTAAACTAAGGTTAGCGACATAGTCTTGAGTCAATGTTTCGATTGGACAACTAGTGGGGAGTTTAGCTAGTACGTTGTGTTTACTCATTTTAATACTTCCTGCTGCATCCATTTGAGATTGTAATAACGATCTTCATTTTTAAGATTTCCAGATTGATAAGCCGCTACTATTTCATCTATCGCTGATGCGACATTTTTAGTCGGTTTGAAACCTGTTGAAAGCAGTTTGTCAGAGTTAATACGATAACAACGAGGATCGTTCGATGGTGTAATAATAATTTCGCAAGGTACTTTTGCTTGGACCAATTTGGCGATATCTAAAATGGAAATGTTTTCAAAACCAGCATTAAAAACGCCAGATGTTTTTTCTGGATTTTCTAACATGAAGATATACAGGTCGGTGATGTCATCCATATGAATATTAGGCCGAACTTGTGCACCCCCAAAAACCGTAATCTTACCATTACACAAAGCTTGCATCGTCAACATATTGACAGAAACGTCTAAACGCATCCGTGGCGAAAGCCCGCAAACAGTCGCTGGTCTCACAATTTGTACTGCCATATCATTGCTGTAGCTGAGCAGTACACGCTCAGCAACCATTTTGGTCTTGTTGTACTCTGTGATGGGACTCTAACGTAAGATCTTCGGTAACGTGCTCTTCGTCTTTAATACCATAAACACTGCCAGAAGATGCATAGATAAACTGCTTTATGCCAGCTCGCTTTGCTTTGTCCGCTAACTGCATTGTAGCAAGTGCACTAACTTCCCAGGTAAGTTTTGGATCTAAATCACCGCACGGATCATTAGCGATTGAAGCTAAATGAATAATACTATCAACGCCCTCAAGCGGGACATCTGAGACCACACGTACATCGCCTTGCACAATTGTTAAATTTTCGTGCGGAGTCAGAAAATTACCGAACCATTGTGTGTCAAACGCAATGACTTTATAGCCTTTGGCGAGTAGTTTAGGGACTAAGATGGAGCCTTTGTAGCCAGTCGCACCCGTCACTAAAATTGTCTTTTTATTCATATTAATCACTTAAATTCAAAATTTTGCATTTTCGGTTAGCTTTATCAATATCTATGCCATTATTCGGTTTAGACAGATTTTTGCTCTACATGCTTATTTATATCGTACAGTTCAGGGTTTTTCTTTAGGGTGTTGACCAAGTCTTGGTAAGAAAAGTTTGTATGATTGCCCATTTTTGTATACACAGCGTTGATTGCATCGTAATCGGCAGGTTCATCGAGAGTAAGCCGATAGTGACTTAAATCTTCTTCTGCTGAAATGTTGTAGCAGACCATGTCCTGGAATTTGCTCATTCCCAGAGTAACATGTTCGCGATCTGCTGGATGCTGCGCAACCTCATGCGTTCTTTTTAAAGAAGGATATCGAAAGCCGCAACAATCTAATCCTCGCGGGAATCCAGAATGGGGGCCAACGCTTGCCATATCAACGGTAGTTTGTTCTAACTTTTTAATTACGTCCTGAGTTAAGTCGTAATCAATTAACGGGCAATCACTGGTCAGTCTTAAAATGATGGTTTCGTCGTCAGCACCAAAATGAGTGGCAGCTTCAAAGTAGCGGCTTAACACATCGTCGGTACTGCCTTGGTAAAATCGGATGTTTAAGCG
It contains:
- a CDS encoding SIS domain-containing protein is translated as MSKHNVLAKLPTSCPIETLTQDYVANLSLVLTQLESSRVRALVNQLLEMKRAGGTLYLCGNGGSAANAVHLANDFTFGISPSGNALKVEALSANSSVLTCLGNDIGYENIFSHQLKVKGHKNDVLMVLSGSGNSENIIRAISEAKQIGMHTVGILGFSGGKAKPMLDSAFHFDINDMQISEDTQVIIGHILMKALFKELSRV
- a CDS encoding NAD-dependent epimerase/dehydratase family protein; the protein is MVAERVLLSYSNDMAVQIVRPATVCGLSPRMRLDVSVNMLTMQALCNGKITVFGGAQVRPNIHMDDITDLYIFMLENPEKTSGVFNAGFENISILDIAKLVQAKVPCEIIITPSNDPRCYRINSDKLLSTGFKPTKNVASAIDEIVAAYQSGNLKNEDRYYNLKWMQQEVLK
- a CDS encoding NAD-dependent epimerase/dehydratase family protein, with product MNKKTILVTGATGYKGSILVPKLLAKGYKVIAFDTQWFGNFLTPHENLTIVQGDVRVVSDVPLEGVDSIIHLASIANDPCGDLDPKLTWEVSALATMQLADKAKRAGIKQFIYASSGSVYGIKDEEHVTEDLTLESHHRVQQDQNGC
- a CDS encoding cytidylyltransferase domain-containing protein → MANLQIIIQARMTSTRLPGKVMLPLLDVTVLEVMINRLKDLASHVIIATTNDGSEQPIVNLCQRLNIRFYQGSTDDVLSRYFEAATHFGADDETIILRLTSDCPLIDYDLTQDVIKKLEQTTVDMASVGPHSGFPRGLDCCGFRYPSLKRTHEVAQHPADREHVTLGMSKFQDMVCYNISAEEDLSHYRLTLDEPADYDAINAVYTKMGNHTNFSYQDLVNTLKKNPELYDINKHVEQKSV